A stretch of Actinomycetes bacterium DNA encodes these proteins:
- the rpmG gene encoding 50S ribosomal protein L33: MASDKRVHVTLECTECKRRNYITNKSKVNDRERIEMKKYCKWDRRHTLHKETR; encoded by the coding sequence ATGGCTTCCGACAAGCGGGTCCACGTGACCCTCGAGTGCACCGAGTGCAAGCGGCGCAACTACATCACCAACAAGTCGAAGGTGAACGACCGCGAGCGCATCGAGATGAAGAAGTACTGCAAGTGGGACCGTCGTCACACGCTGCACAAGGAGACTCGCTGA